A stretch of the Aegilops tauschii subsp. strangulata cultivar AL8/78 chromosome 4, Aet v6.0, whole genome shotgun sequence genome encodes the following:
- the LOC109762826 gene encoding uncharacterized protein: protein MPPRRRGASGYRGVRQCPNGWYSAEIWSGDVRLGLGTLETSYEAARAYDAAAWCLDRPRQQMNFQDVHTRQQAQDVAPPPRPTTDQDRAEHSRRQRRLLVAEEDERAMAEWRRRHPEDVANEEAFWARRREEQTAKHRAERLDRRRRKALAISQCEIA from the coding sequence ATGCCGCCACGCCGCCGAGGAGCGTCGGGCTACCGCGGTGTCCGCCAGTGCCCCAACGGCTGGTACTCCGCCGAGATTTGGTCCGGCGACGTCCGGCTCGGCCTCGGTACGTTGGAGACCTCGTACGAGGCCGCACGCGCCtacgacgcggcggcatggtgccTGGACAGGCCGCGCCAGCAGATGAACTTCCAGGATGTCCACACGCGCCAGCAGGCGCAGGACGTCGCCCCTCCGCCTCGCCCTACCACGGATCAGGACCGTGCGGAGCACTCTCGgcggcagcgccgcctcctcgtcgccgAGGAGGATGAGCGGGCCATGGCGGAGTGGCGCCGGCGCCACCCGGAGGACGTCGCCAACGAGGAAGCCTTCTGGGCAAGGCGCCGCGAGGAGCAGACGGCAAAGCACCGCGCGGAGCGGTTGGACAGGCGTCGGCGGAAGGCCCTGGCGATATCGCAGTGCGAAATCGCTTAA